The nucleotide sequence TCAGACGATCCGGGATGTCGGAAGACGGGGGAAGTTCCTCAAATTCTATCTTGATGACTATGTCCTTGTCTCCCATCTCAGAATGGAAGGGAGATACGGCCTGTTTCAGTCCTCTGACCCGATCGACAAGCATACGCATGTGGTTTTTAAGATGACGGATGGCTCTGAGCTCAGGTATAAGGATGTCAGAAAGTTTGGCACGATGCACCTTTTCACCAAAGGCGAGGAAGAACTCCATATGCCGCTGTCCCATCTTGGGCCCGAACCGTTCTCTGAAAGCTTCACCGCCGAATACCTGCAGGAAAAGCTGAAAAAGACGAACCGGAAAATCAAGGCTGTGCTCCTTGACCAGAAGGTGCTTGTAGGCCTTGGGAACATTTATGTCGATGAAGCTCTCTTCAGATCCGGCATCCACCCTGAGCGTCCTGCAAACGGACTCAGCGCAGAGGAAACAGCAAAGCTTCAGCAGGAAATTGTGCGCACTCTGAGTGAAGCCGTTGAAAAAGGCGGCAGCACGGTCAGATCCTACGTGAACACGCAAGGTCAGATCGGCATGTTTCAGCTTCAGCTGTTTGTATACGGAAGAACGAATGAACCATGCAAGGTCTGCGGCGAAACCCTGATCAAAACTGTAGTTGGAGGAAGAGGGACGCACTACTGCAGCAGGTGCCAGAGATAAGTGAACACCTCATAGGCCGATGTCATATACTACCGTAGCATTTGCGGAAG is from Bacillus sp. FSL H8-0547 and encodes:
- the mutM gene encoding DNA-formamidopyrimidine glycosylase, translating into MPELPEVETVRRTLIELVKGKTIEAVYIHWPKMIKKPEETVQFQDAVAGQTIRDVGRRGKFLKFYLDDYVLVSHLRMEGRYGLFQSSDPIDKHTHVVFKMTDGSELRYKDVRKFGTMHLFTKGEEELHMPLSHLGPEPFSESFTAEYLQEKLKKTNRKIKAVLLDQKVLVGLGNIYVDEALFRSGIHPERPANGLSAEETAKLQQEIVRTLSEAVEKGGSTVRSYVNTQGQIGMFQLQLFVYGRTNEPCKVCGETLIKTVVGGRGTHYCSRCQR